From Arachis hypogaea cultivar Tifrunner chromosome 3, arahy.Tifrunner.gnm2.J5K5, whole genome shotgun sequence:
CCACCACTACCAATGTAGGGGAGGCGCAGCTGTACATAGGCGATTTTAATGATGTTTTGAGTCAAGAAGAGAAGATCGGTATGCATCCAAAACCTCAGGCACATGTGAGAGAATTTAGAAATTTTGTGGATGCTAATTTTTTGATAGACTTAGATTTAAAAGGCAGCAGGTTTACTTGGTTTAGTAACCCAAGAAATGGGTTTGTAACCAGAGAAAGAATAGATCGAGCCATGGCTAATTGGGAGTGGTGGAGTTTAAACCAACATGCTTCCCTTTCAGCCTTACCGGCTGTGAGTTCAGACCACTGTCCATTGGTGCTGAAGCTGGAGCAGAATATTAGAATTCAAAAAGCATTCAAATTTGAGGCATATTGGACAGATCACAAGGAGTGCAAAGAAATTGTTAAAAAGGGATGGAACAGAGGGGGGAGACAGATAGTGAAGGAGCTGGAGTAGGATTGAGGATAAAAAATTGCAAGgaagaattaaaaaaatggaGTAGAAGCACCTTTAAGAGAGCGGATAGAGAAATACAGAGCAAGAAAGAAGAATTGAGCAGATTGCAGAATTCTGAGTTCACAGCGGATCAGCAAGAAAGGATACAAGCCTTAAAGGAAAGTATTACGCTCTTATGGAGACAAGAGGAGAAATTTTGGGGACAAAGATCAAGGCTAAAATGGCTACAATGGGGCGACAAGAATACTGCTTTCTTTCATGCAACAACCATTCAAAGgcgaaacaaaaacaaaatagagaAGCTTAAGAACACAGCAGGACAGTGGGTATGTGGGAACAAGGAACTCATGTCtctgattgaaaatcatttttcaaatctATTCTCTTCAACAAAGAGGCTGAATTGGGAAGATTGCATCAACAAAATTCCAAGGAAAGTCACAGAAGAGATGAACCAGAACCTGCTACAAGAAGTCACAGAAAAGGAAGTAAAAGATGCAGTTTTCAGCATGGGAGGCCTAAAAGCACCTGGTCCGGACGGACTAAATGGCTTATTTTATCAAGAACATTGGGAAATCATAAGCAAGGAAGTTTATGGTGCAGTCAAAGAATTTTTTAATGAAGGGAGTTTACCTCAGGAATTTGGGGAAACAGTGGTGGTTCTCATTCCTAAAACTAAAAATCCAGAATGCTTAAATCAACTTAGGCCTATCAGCTgttgcaattttatttataaaatcattGCAAAAGTGATGGTGATGAGACTCAAGAGTATACTAGAAGACATAATATCTCCAACGCAAAGTGCATTTGTGAGCGGCAGACTAATTCAAGATAATGTTATTATAGTACAAGAGGTTTATCATAGTTTAAATAACAGAAAAAATGGAGGATCACAAAATGTGGCCATAAAATTGGATATGAATAAGGCCTATGATCGACTAGAATGGGATTTTCTTGAAAAGGTTCTAAGAGCATTCGGgtttcatgaaatatgggttAAGCGCTTGATGGCTTGTGTTAAGAGCACCCACTATCGATTCAAGATTAACGGGGAGCTTTCCAAAAAGATAATACCACAGAGAGGATTAAGGCAGGGCGATCCATTGTCACCGTACTTGTTTATTATCGCAGCTGAGGTTCTTACAATACTTATGAATGAAGCACAAGATAAAAAGCTCATATCAGGATTTAAAATAGCTTCCACTGCACCAACACTTACTCATTTATTATTTGCTGACGACTGCATAATCTTGGCTGAGGCATGTGAAGAAGAGATTTTCCAAATCATTTCAATCTTAAACAAGTATACAGAGGCGTCGGGACAAAGAATAAATTTGGAGAAATCGGGAATCACTTTTGGATCTCAAGTCCCAATACAAACTAGAGTCAATATTGAAGAGATTTTAGGAATGACTACGTGGGACTCGCCAGGGAAATATTTAGGATTGCCGGCATATTGGGGAAGATCAACGGCCGGAGTACTTACATGGATCGAAGAAAAAGTTTTAAACAAGCTAGAAGGGTGGAAGGAAAAGCTTCTCAGTCAGGCAGGTAAAGAAATTTTAATTAAAGCAGTCATACAGGCCATACCAGCATATGCAATGAATGTGATTAAGCTCCCAAAATATTTCTGTCAAAGACTTAGTTCAAAAATTGCTAAGTTTTGGTGGGCGTCGTCGGGAAAAGAACGAGGCATCCACTGGAAGAAATGGAGCTCAATAACCAAGAGTAAGAGAGATGGAGGGCTAGGATTCAAAGATTTAGAGTGCCAGAATGTGGCCCATTTAGCTAAACAAGCATGGAGAGCTATGAAAAATCCAAATGCAATCTGGGTTCAAGTCCTTAAGGCTGTCTATTTTCCTAATAGCAACTTTTGGGATGCCAAAATTCAGAGAAACGCGTCATGGTTATGGAAGAGTATTTTAATAGGAAGAGAGCTTCTCAAAAGGAAGGGTAAATGGAGTATAGGAAGCGGATCTCAAGTCAATATTTGGAGAGATAGATGGATATCGGGAGAAATCAGATCTGAAATTACTGAAAATCCAAACATTCAAAAAGTGGAGGAAATTATAACAGAAGGAACAGGGTGGAATGTATCAAAAATCAAAGACCTCTTCCCACCGGAAGTATGTGAGCAGATTCTTAAAACTCCCATAAGCATAGTAAGAAAGGAAGATTCATT
This genomic window contains:
- the LOC140183625 gene encoding uncharacterized protein, with amino-acid sequence MEQRGETDSEGAGVGLRIKNCKEELKKWSRSTFKRADREIQSKKEELSRLQNSEFTADQQERIQALKESITLLWRQEEKFWGQRSRLKWLQWGDKNTAFFHATTIQRRNKNKIEKLKNTAGQWVCGNKELMSLIENHFSNLFSSTKRLNWEDCINKIPRKVTEEMNQNLLQEVTEKEVKDAVFSMGGLKAPGPDGLNGLFYQEHWEIISKEVYGAVKEFFNEGSLPQEFGETVVVLIPKTKNPECLNQLRPISCCNFIYKIIAKVMVMRLKSILEDIISPTQSAFVSGRLIQDNVIIVQEVYHSLNNRKNGGSQNVAIKLDMNKAYDRLEWDFLEKVLRAFGFHEIWVKRLMACVKSTHYRFKINGELSKKIIPQRGLRQGDPLSPYLFIIAAEVLTILMNEAQDKKLISGFKIASTAPTLTHLLFADDCIILAEACEEEIFQIISILNKYTEASGQRINLEKSGITFGSQVPIQTRVNIEEILGMTTWDSPGKYLGLPAYWGRSTAGVLTWIEEKVLNKLEGWKEKLLSQAGKEILIKAVIQAIPAYAMNVIKLPKYFCQRLSSKIAKFWWASSGKERGIHWKKWSSITKSKRDGGLGFKDLECQNVAHLAKQAWRAMKNPNAIWVQVLKAVYFPNSNFWDAKIQRNASWLWKSILIGRELLKRKGKWSIGSGSQVNIWRDRWISGEIRSEITENPNIQKVEEIITEGTGWNVSKIKDLFPPEVCEQILKTPISIVRKEDSLFWPFREDGNYSIKTGYQVAKLETLEGLSENPSTSTDNRELWKEIWNMNVPSKIRMFLWKAAQNIIPVNSNLYKRRLRDNPICSICKKEEETVEHAVLLCEWTRGTWFGAQCHCIPTKYTVTSFGNWLIDNILKIKRSGGDDHEDRISRIGFLSWEIWKARNKAVFEEQQTNPKSTIIRAKLMERTHREAIKQDKTVTKEFKKRSTQQAKWRPPPANWLKANVDAAFDKKTGDGAIAVVFRNDKGELELGFSGRIKAHSSLAAEANAIRQALIIVENLGMGRTLIESDNQQLIQAIKSQGSIGEIEAILQDIQILRNRLLDSGFTWIPRNGNRLAHIIAQLTNLNKLHASWCIYPTQEIAEILRKDKFRIS